The DNA window TCTCTGATGTGCCTGGAGGTTACAAATTTGCCCTCCTTACCAAAGAAAGGTGAATTGTTGATCGTGAATAACATACACATCGTAGGTTCATCCACTTGAATTGGAACCATTCCTTCCGGGTTTTCAAACTCAGCTATCGTATCTCCAATTTCAAAATTCTCAATGCCAAAAACCCCACAAATATCACCTGCAACAACCTCTTCAACTTTAATTTTACCCAAACCTTCGAAAGTAAATAACTCCTTAACTCTGGATTTAAGAATGGATCCGTCGCGCTTTACTAATGAAACAGGTTGATTGACTTTAACAGCTCCTCTTTTAACACGACCGATGGCAATTCTTCCTATGAATGAAGAGTAATCCAAGGAAGAAATCATTACTTGAAGGCTTCCTACATCAATCTTTGGAGTAGGAATATGCTCGATAATCATATCTAACAGGTAAGTAATGTCAGATGTAGGAGTTTTATAATCTGGTCCCATCCATCCTTGTTTGGATGATCCATAGACTGTTGGAAAATCAAGTTGTTCTTCTGTTGCATCCAAATTAAAAAATAGCTCAAATACCTGATCATGAACCTCATCTGGCCTACAATTAGGCTTATCGACTTTATTAATCACCACAATAGGCTTTTTACCCATGGCCAAAGCCTTTTGCAAGACAAATCTTGTCTGAGGCATAGCGCCTTCAAAGGCATCTACTAATAACAATACCCCATCTGCCATATTGAGCACACGCTCCACCTCACCGCCAAAATCAGCGTGACCTGGTGTATCTATGATGTTGATTTTTACATCTTTGTATCTTACAGAAACATTTTTAGCCAATATGGTTATTCCTCTTTCTCGCTCCAACTCATTATTATCTAAAATTAGTTCACCAGTTTCCTGATTTTCCCTAAAAAGTTTTGTCTGGTGAAGAATTTTATCAACCAAGGTAGTCTTGCCATGGTCAACGTGTGCAATGATTGCAATGTTACGTATCTGAGTCATATTCACTATTAATTACGCAAAATTAAGCTTAAAGCGTCAGCTAAAGATGTTAAAAGTCTAGAATAACAAATAATTTACAATAATAATCTGATGATTATATATTAATTTATTCTTAATATTATATAAAAATGAAAGCTTTCTCCAATGGATCGAATCAATGCCAGAATTAAATATTTAATATATTTTGGAAATAAGACCCGTTATGGTCTTATGCTATTTTTTTTTCAAGGCAAGCTTTAGCACTATAAAGATTAAATATCCCCAAGGTGATGCATGCATTAGAAAATCAAACCAATCTAGGTATTTCATTCCATGAGCACCACCCAAAATCCATTTTATTTTACCATAAACATGGGGTTCGGGAAAATAAGGTGTCAGACCTAAAGTAAGGCATAAAAAAATAGCGAAAGCAAGTGGATTGAAATTTTTAAACATGGTCGCCCTGTTTAAATGGCTTGACAATTTGGGAAATAAATCCAGAAGGATAATTTTCAGAATCTTCAAATCCCAAGGCAATATCTCTCCCATCAGATGGAATGTAGGCGGTTTTAAATAAGTAGTCCCAAATACTTAGACTTATTCCATAATTAACCCCATAGGTTCCAGCTGGCAATATTTTTGCATGATGCCAGATGTGCATTACGGGATTATTTAGAATGTATTTGAGTGGCCCATAACTGATTTTAAGATTTGCATGATTGATATGTCCAATCAGTAAAGCAATCATGTGTACAATAAAAAAATCCTTAATTCCAAAACCCAACATGGCTAAAGGTAAATATTGTATCGATTTGTAGATTATAGTTTCCATAAAATGAAATCTCAGATGTGCCGCAAAACCCATTTGCTCAACACTGTGGTGAACTTTATGAAATTCCCACAAAACTGGAAAACGATGAAGCATTCTGTGTACATTCCATTGGATGAAATCAGCCAAAATAAACTGAATTAAAAATTGACTCCACCATGGCAGCTGACTTAATTCTAAGGCTACAAGATTTGTGATCCCAAAAATTGCAAGTCCGTTATTGAATAATTCAACAAAAACATTTGACAATGCATTATATGCAATCAATGAAAAGAGGAAAAAATTAAAAAACATGTAAAAGGCATCCAAAAAAAAGTCCTTCCTAAAAATATTTTGATTTTTCCTCCAGGGAAATAAAATTTCAATGACCCATGTAAGTAAGGATAATAAAATCAAGGCATAAAAATAATTTTTGTACCATGGTTGCCCAGATGAATGCATGCACATTTCATTCTTTAGGTAATTCCAATAACCGATGTAGGAATTTTTTATAATTTCAAAATAGTCTTCCATTCAATATTTTAATAGTTCAATAAATATTCCAAACTCTTAGCCACTATTTCGGCATTCGGGAGCATTTCCATTTCCAATATAGAATTCAATGGAATTGCCGGTAAATTTTTTGCACCAATCATTTTAACCGGTGCGTCAAGAAACTCGAAACAATTATCAGCTATTCTGCCAGCTAAACTTTGTGCAAAACTATTTTCCAAAGTTTCCTCCGTTACTACCAAACAACGATGATGTAATTTTACTTGCTGATAAATCATTTCTTCATCCAATGGGACCAATGTTCTTAAATCAACAATCGTGACTTTTCCAGGAAAATTTTTTGCTGCATTAATAGACCAATGAACACCCATTCCATATGTTATAATACAAACCGCAGATTCTTTACTTTGCAATGCCATTTCAGCTTCAATTACTAAATTAGCTTTACCTAAAGGCAGTATATAATCTTCATCCGGCATGATGCACCTTGCAGCTTCTGTTCCTGGCACCTTTGACCAATACAATCCCTTATGTTCAAAAATAATAACTGGATTAGGATCATAATATGCTCCTTTGATCAATCCTTTTAAATCTGCACCATTGGATGGGTAGACCACTTTGATCCCCTTAATATTGCATACCACCGATTCAACGCTGGAAGAATGATAAGGCCCTCCACTTCCATATGCTCCAATTGGCACTCTTAAAATCATACTTACAGGGTACTTTCCATTTGTTAAAAAACAAGATCTTGCAACCTCCGTAAATAACTGATTAAGTCCCGGCCAGATATAATCTGCAAATTGAACCTCCACAATTGGCTTTAATCCAATGGCGGACATCCCAACTGTGCTGCCAACTATAAAGGCTTCTTGAATAGGGGTATTAAACACTCTATGATCTCCAAACTTTTCAGCCAGGGTTGCCGCTTCTCTAAACACACCCCCTAATCTCCTGCCTACATCTTGCCCATAAAGCAAACATTCCTGGTGTTTTCGCATGAGTTCATCAATGGCAAAAAGTGCACAATCAACCATCACTTTTTCTGAGCCATCAGCTGGAGTTCGATTTCCTTGTTCTTTTACTATTGTTGTAGGAGCGAAATCATGCAAATAAAGATCAGAGGGATGGGGATCCTCAGCAGATTTCGCTAAATTGAAATCGTCTAGCGCAATTTGGTAAGATGTAGATTCAATTTCTTCAAGGTCGGAGGTTAGAAATCCATTATTTACCAAATAATCTTTGAACTTTGGGTATGGGTCTCGAAGGGATTGGATATCTAAATCATCCCTGTACCATTCTTTTCTAACTCCAGAAGTATGATGGTTTAACAATGGCACCCTGGCATGTATAAGAAAAGGTCTTCTTTCATTCCTAATTACCTGAAATACACTTTCTATTGTATTATAACAGAGTTCAAAATCCGTTCCATCAATACTGATTGCTTCAAGACCAGGAAACCCTTTGGCATAATCAAACGCATTTCCCATTCGGATTTCTCTGCTGTGCGCAGAAATGTCCCAATCATTGTCCTGAACCAAGTAAAGGATCGGTAGTTGTTTTAAAGCTGCCATATGAAAAGCTTCGGAAACCTCCCCTTCTGTTATGCAGGCATCTCCTAATGAGCAAACAACAAGCGGCATGTCCCCGATTTTATCTTGCATACCGATTATTTCTCTGTATTGCATACCAAGAGCAATTCCAGTAGTCGGAATTGCTTGCATTCCTGTTGCCGATGATTGGTGGGGAATTTTCGGCTTATCCGGATCCTTCAAACTTGGGTGGGCATAATACGTCCTGCCACCTGAAAAAGGATCTGCCCTTTTTGCCATCAATTGAAGCATAAGTTCATAAGGTCGCATTCCAATGGCCAGCAAAAGGCTATCATCACGGTAATATGCTGAAAGAAAGTCTTGAGATTGCAATTGCATACCCAACGCAATTTGGATCGCTTCATGTCCTCTTGAGGTGGCATGAACATACTTTGACACAAACTTAAAATTGCTTTCATAAATATCTGTCAAACTTTTTGCGGTAGCCATGAAGCCAAATGCTTTGCTAAGTATTTCTGATTTTTTCTCGTTCAAGTTTAATGACATACAGGATTCTATTGGTAAGCAAAGTTGGTAAAAAAGCTTGGATTTGTTTAAATTCAATTTAAAAGTATCCACAAAACTGAATAATAGGTAGATTATATTTCAATTTTTAATTACTCCACTTTCAAGTTTAACACAATGTTTGGTAATTGTCGCTTGTAATTTCAATATGGTATGCAATTATTACTAAATAATCTAAAGTAAAACATCTGGTTTATACATTTCTAAAGAACTGAAATATAGAGACCGATTTAATACCCTGGTTTTGTCATTTAATTTTTAATTAGATATCATCCAAGACTACAAAAACTAATTCTGACTATTGTTTAAATTAATAACATTTTGCCATATAGGATAGATAAAAATCAAATTTTACCCTGATTGGTTAAGCTTAAGAAAACAACAGTTTTTCCAGTTAAATCTTTTATTGCCTTTGATTACAGTCGCCATTATGTCTTTTCCTAGAAGGATTAAATATTTGACAGAGAATGGATGATTGTGAAGTCAGATGGAACTTTCGTTACCCAATGAGAAATGCCAGCATTAAACTTGATAAGATTAGCCTTACATTAGGAAGGGTATTTTGTTTTAGATCAAAGAAATGAATCTTATGGATGTAAATTAAATGTGGATCTAGTGCCTGGTAAAACCAAGAGAGTATAGATTTGGGGCCCTAAATGTTTAGCTTCGACCGGTATTATATTTAGATCGTAATAGTTAAGTGATTTTCTATGCCTCAAAGTGTTACTGGTAAAAAGAATAAAAGAATCACGAATTAGAAATGGACAATTTTAGGAAGTTGAATTTCTCATTTACTTTTCAGATGACATTTCTATTCATTTAGTTAATCTAGATTCTGTAAGGCAAGTTGAATCAATTAGCAAAAACATTATTGATCCAAAGATATTCATGTCAAATTTTTAATTTCAGGATTAAAGTACTTCACTAAAGATCAGTTACGAGGTTTCAGAATAGAGAATTTGAGCTTTGATGCAATACGGAAGTATCATGACCAATTTAAAACCTATGACTTCCAAATTTGGCTAGTAACCTTTGAAGACTTAGTCGGCTTTAAAAAATCCGGAAATAAAGTATTTTTTGGGATCTATGCCATTCCAAAAGAGCCATATCCAAAATTTAGACATTTAATTTTAATAAATGATGAGTTAATCCTTGAATTTTAAGGATTTTTTATTCCTTTGCAAAACTTTTCAAGGTGTCAGACATTAATTAATTAGGCACATTGATCATTTAAAGAGCGGTGTGCGTTAATCAACACATTTATAAAGCGTTACATTATGAAAGAGGTTTTTATTGTTTCCATTGCAAGAACACCAATTGGATCATTTGGGGGGGCTTTAGCTGGGTTTAGTGCTACAAAATTGGGTGCTTTTGCAATCAAGGAGGCAATTAGCAAAGCTGGAATTGATCCATCGCTTGTTGAAGATGTTTATTTTGGCAACGTAGTTTCTTCAAATTTAGGACAGGCTCCAGCCAGACAAGCAGCATTATGGGGTGGGCTCTCCAATCATACAAATTGCACTACCATCAATAAAGTATGTGCCTCCGGGATGAAATCTATCATGATAGCCAGTCAATGCATTCAACTTGGACAAGCTGACATCGTAGTTGCCGGTGGGATGGAAAGCATGAGCAATATCCCATATTATCTTCCACAAGCTAGGTGGGGACTAAAATATGGTGCCGGGGAACTTGTGGATGGATTACAAAAGGATGGTTTGGTTGATGTTTATGACAATATTGCAATGGGTGTTTGTGGAGATGAAACTGCATTGCAATTTGGAATATCCAGGGAAGCTCAGGATGCATATGCCATCCAATCATATCAAAGATCGGCTGAAGCTACCAAAGAAGGTCGCCTTAAAGCTGAAATCGTACCGGTAGTAATCCCTCAGAAAAAAGGTGATCCTATCATAATGAATGAAGACGAAGAGTTTCGGAAAGTAGATTTTAGTAAAATACCTGGTTTAAAGCCTGTTTTTACTCCAAATGGAACCGTTACGGCTGCGAACGCCTCCACAATGAATGATGGCGCTGCTGCTTTAGTGCTCATGAGTGGAGAAAAAGTGAAAGAATTAAATTTAACCCCCATAGCAAGAATAGTTGCATATGCGGATGCTGAACAAGCCCCAAGACTATTTGCTTCAACCCCCACAGTTGTTGCTCCATTGGCACTCAAGCGAGCTGGATTGAAGCCTCAACAAATAGATTTTTGGGAAGTGAATGAGGCCTTTTCAGTAGTTCCTTTAGTTTTTGCCCAAGAAATTGGAGTGGATCAAAACAAACTTAATGTCAATGGTGGCGCAATTTCATTAGGTCACCCCCTTGGCGCATCAGGGGCTCGTATCGTGTCGGCTCTAAGTCAAATTTTACATCAAAATAACGGCCAGTACGGTTTGGCAACAATTTGCAACGGAGGAGGCGGTGGATCTGCCTTAATCATTGAAAAAGTTTAGTTTACAAATAAAATATTTCCCATATATGAAATTGGCTCGGCTTTTGCGGAGTCAAATTGTCCTAGTTTTAGAAGATTAAAATTCTTTAACAATTAGGGTGGTTTTCTCTAATATCGGGTATATGATTAAGATTTTCTTAAGTATTCTATTCTTTTATCTCAATGTTTCTATTCTTTCTGCAACAACAATAATTCCCCCGGACAATTTAGGAATTCTAGCAAACAATGCAGATGCCGTAGTACTTGTTACTTGTACAGCCAGCGGACATATACAAGACAGAGGTAAGAGTTTCGATCAATACACGCTCAAAATTTCTCAATGTCTCAAAGGTTCTTTTAATAAGGAGCGAGAAATTACTCTTAATTCACTTGGATATCATACAGAAGAAATGGACTTTTTAGTCTTGGGGGAACCTGAATTTGTTGTTGGGCAGGAATATTTTGTTTTTTTGGATAATGGCCCTAGAGGTTGGAGATTACAAATGATGGCTTGGGGAGTATTTGAAACCCAATTCAAGAAGGGTAGTTCCTACTTAGTCCCAATAGAGGCCTCCAACGAATTTCAGATAGCCGAAAAAAACGACTACACTCCACTCAAGGTATACCCTAAAGATGCATTAATCAGATTGCTGAATGGCTATTTAAATAATAAATACATTTGGGATGAATCCATGATTTCAACCAATTTAAAAATAGAAGACTTCAGAATTAAAGAGAGAGCAGCACCTGCACATTGCACATTTCTGGTTGCAAATGGCATTAGATTTAGATGGACCGGATTTAAAGGCACTGCCTTGCCTGTTAGATATGATTCCGTTGGTGACAACTACTTTGGTGGAGCCAATACTCAAGTAGAAAACGCCTTGGTTGATCTTAACTCCAACTATACAGGAATCAATTTGGCCAATGGAAATACCCATGGATATATTCCTGATTGCACAACAGGTTCTGCCGCCGGTGGTAATTTTATTAGTTACATTTTAAATACTTATGGTTCAAGTAGAAATGCACTGGTAATTTACAATGACCCGTGTGATGAAATTACTGATTTAACCAACTGTTCGGGTATACTTGCAGTCGGTGGATTATATGGTTCAGGCATGCATAGTTTTGATGGTACATCCTGGTGGAGTGGAGCCTATGGCTATGTCATCGTAAACGATTCAACAGGCGCCTGTCTTACCGCCACACAGTATAAAAGAATGATTACGCATGAACTTACTCATTCTCTTGGCATCGGTCATATTAGTGGTAATGGTACTGCTAATATGAATCCAACTTGTTGCATTGCCATTCAGAATCTTGACATTGAATGTTTAAACTATACCTACCCTATCCCGCCTGCACCCATTAATCTTTTAAGTTTTGAAGGGGAGTATATTAATAATAATATTGAACTTAGATGGGAAACCGCTTCAGAAAGGAACAATGCCTTTTTTACTGTGGAAAGGTCAAAAGATGGAAGAAATTTCGAAGAAATTGCCATTATTAAGGGAAGCAAGAATTCTTCCTCTGCTATATCTTACAAACACTTAGACAAAAATCCTTTTGAAGGGATAAACTACTATCGATTAAAACAGACAGATTACGATAGACAACATGAATTTTTTAACATCATAAGCATTTATAAACCATCCGATCAAAAGTATTTTGTTTTTCATGATTGGCATACAAACAAAATTTATTTTTTGACTAATCAGATAATTAAGGAAGCAATTGCTTATAAAATAATTAGTATGAGTGGAGAAATTTATAAGAGCGGAAAAATTGATCCTGCAGATAATTCTCTTAAACTAGATTTACTAGACACTTCTAACTTACCTCCCGCTATCTATTATGTTCAACTGAGTAGGAACACTGGCTCTGAATGTTTTAAAATTCTAATTAATTAACTTCTATAGAATGTTGGGGATAAAATCGAGTAAACATTTTTTCAAGAACTACTTTTGCGGACTCAGGCAATGCTGTCCCTGGACCAAAAACTGCAGCAACTCCCTGTTCATAAAGAAAGTCATAATCTTTTTCTGGAATAACACCGCCTACTACTACAAGAATATCTTCCCTGCCTAATTCTTTTAATTTCTGAATAGCCTTTGGGACAAGGGTTTTATGTCCAGCAGCAAGTGAAGAAATTCCAAGCACGTGAACATCATTGTCAAAAGCTTGAAAAGCTGCTTCTTCCGGAGTCTGAAACAAAGGTGCAATATCAACATCAAAGCCAAAATCGGCAAAACCTGTAGCAACAATATGAGCACCCCGATCATGACCATCTTGACCTAACTTTGCAATTAGAATGCGCGGACGCCTTCCATCCAATTTGGAAAACATATCTGAAAGCATTTTGACTCTCTTTATTGCTTCAGAATTGCCTGTTGTTTTATTATACACACCTGATACAAATTTATGATTTGCTTGGTATCTTCCATAAACTAATTCCAATGCAAAACTAATTTCACCTAAAGTAGCCCGTTCCCTGGCCGCTTCAATTGCCAGTTGTAAAAGATTCTCAGATTTATCCTTTGCCGCATTAGTTAATCTGCCAAGCCAATAGTCTACCTTAGTTTGATTTCTGGTTGACTTTATTAATTCCAATCGATCAATTTGCTCTTTACGTACAGCCAAGTTATCAACTTCCAGCAAATCGAAGTTTAATGAAGATTCAGATCGAAATACGTTAACGCCAATGATCTTATCTAAACCTGAATCTATTCTTGCTTGTTTTCTTGTCGCAGCTTCTTCAATTCCCAATTTAGGATAACCCATTTCAATGGCTTTAACCATTCCTCCATGGGATTCAATTTCCTCAATATGCTTCTTAGTTTTTTCAATTAACTCAGAAGTTAATTCTTCCAAATAATAGGAACCTCCAAATGGATCAACAGTTTTAGTAATACCGGATTCATTCATGATAAACAATTGAGTGTCCCGGGCAATTTTTGCTGAAAAATCAGTTGGAAGAGCTATAGCTTCGTCCAAGGCATTCGTATGGAGGGATTGTGTACCACCCATGACAGCAGCCATCGCTTCAATTGCCGTACGCGTAATATTATTGTACGGTTCTTGCTCAGTTAAACTCCATCCTGAAGTTTGGCAATGTGTTCTCAATGCCAAAGATTTTGAATTCTTAGGATTGAATTTTTGAACTAAATCAGCCCATAAAACACGTGCTGCACGCATTTTTGCAACTTCCATAAAAAAATTCATACCTATTCCCCAAAAAAAAGAAATTCTAGGTGCAAAATTGTCAATATTGAGTCCTGCATTAATTCCTGCCCTTAGATATTCTACCCCATCAGATAGTGTATATGCTAATTCTAAATCAGCTGGAGCACCTGCCTCATGCATATGATAACCACTCACACTTATGCAGTTGAATTTAGGCATGTGTTCTGAACAAAATGCAAAAATATCTGAGATCAATTGCATGGAAGGCTCTGGTGGATAGATGTATGTATTCCTAACCATAAACTCCTTGAGAATATCATTCTGAATAGTTCCAGAAAGTTGTGACGGAATCACACCCTGTTCTTCTGCTGCAACAATATAAAATGCAAGAATGGGAATCACTGCTCCATTCATGGTCATTGAGACGGAAATTTCATTCAGTGGAATTTGATTAAAAAGAATTTTCATATCTTCCACAGTGTCAATGGCAACACCCGCCTTTCCGACATCACCTTCTACACGTGGATGATCTGAATCATATCCTCGATGGGTGGCAAGATCAAAAGCTACTGACAATCCCTTCTGTCCTTGAGCAAGATTTTTTAAATAAAACGCATTACTGTCATAAGCATTGGAAAATCCTGCATATTGCCTTATGGTCCATGGTTGCGATACAAACATTGAACCATAAGGACCTCGTAGAAAAGGAGGAAGTCCTGACACAAATCCTTCTAAATCCTTTACTCTTTCCGAGTGAAAATATTCCTCTTTAATATTAATACCCTCGGGACTAACCCATTTGATGTCAGACATAAAGGAAAAATTGATAGTTCACAATACTTGGTATCATTATTTTCTGTTTTGAACCCAATTAACACCATTATTTTTAAATCCATGCACGATGGTTCTTTCTTTAAGGAAACCGTATAGTCCAAAAAGACAGGCAGCTTCTTCTTCAATTGAAGCAAACTTAAAGTTTAGGTAGTCTTCATAATACACCTCCACAAATCCTGTATCAAAATTTCCTTTACGAAAATCTGAGTGGTTCAAAACAAATTCACAAAACGGCAAGGTAGTTTCTACTCCTTTTATTCTAAATTTAGAGATGGCATCTAACATTTTTTTAATGGCATCCTCACGATCTTTACCATGGACTATTAACTTGCCGATCATTGGATCATAATGAATTGGAATTTCCATCCCTTTTGTATAACTATCATCCACGCGTATATGCACCCCACGGGGAGGCTCATATTCCTCCAAAGTGCCAATGCTTGGGAAAAAGTGATTTTTTGGATCCTCCGCACAAACCCTAACTTCAATCGAATGACCATTGATTAATAAATCCTGTTGCGAAATAGCTAATGGATGTCCTTCAGCAACTCTTATTTGCATCTCTACTAAATCAAGTCCAGTAATCATTTCGGTAACAGTATGCTCTACCTGAAGCCGAGTATTCATTTCTAAAAAATAATAATTTAAAGAGTCGTCAACTAAAAATTCAACAGTTCCTGCTCCAACATAACCACAAGCCAAAGCCAATTTTATGGCATCTTCACCCATTTTTTTTCGTATTTCGGAGGTTAAGCATGATGAAGGAGCTTCCTCTACTATCTTTTGATGGCGACGCTGAATGCTACATTCTCTTTCAAATAAATATAATCCATTTCCGAATTTGTCACAAAAGATTTGAATTTCAATATGCCTTGGCTTAACCACATATTTTTCAATAAACACAGCGCCATCTCCGAAAGATGCCAAAGCTTCACTTGAAGCCTGACGCATTTGCTCTCCTAATTCTTCCTCATGTTTAACCAAACGCATTCCCTTCCCTCCCCCTCCGGCACTGGCTTTAATTAAAAGTGGAAACCCAATTTTTAAAGCAATTTTTTTAGCTTCATCCAAGGAAACTATTGCCCTGTCTGTTCCAGGCACAAGAGGTACTCCGATTCTTGTTGCAGTCTGCTTGGCGGCAATTTTAGAACCCATTTGCTCCATAGCGGATGCAGGTGGACCAATAAAAATTAAACCCTGCTGATGAACAAGTTTTACAAAATCAGAATTCTCACTTAAAAATCCATAACCAGGATGGATGGCATCACACTTAGAATGGATTGCTGCTTCAATAATTTTATCCATCCTTAGGTAAGAGTCTCTAGATGGTGCTGGGCCAATACAAATCGCTTCATCTGCAAACAATACATGAGGAGCAACTTTATCAGCTTCACTATAGACTGCCACAGTGACAATACCCATTGACTTAGCTGTTCGCATAATACGCAGTGCAATTTCTCCTCTATTTGCAACTAATAATTTTTTAATCATTGGATTTAATTTCTGAATTATATCAAGGCTGAATTTAAATAATTGAATATTTTGTTGGTTAAGTCTTCAATGTAATAAGAGCCACATGATGGATCTTTTACTAAATTCATTTTTGATTCCTGCTTAAGAATATGCTGTTGATGAAGTGCTAATTTTAACCAAAACTCATTTTGTTTGGATTGAAAAGAATCAGCAGGACATACCCAAATCGAATCCGCTCCTGAAATACTGGCTGATAAACTTGCGATAGCCAATTGAATGAGATTATTGTTTAAATCTTCTTCAGTATCAACATTATAAAAATTCAAGTAAAACAAAGGATCAATGAATTCTAAACCTTCTAAAACTCTTTTAAGTGCCCGAAATGATGAAATGTTAGTTAAAAAGTCCTTGCCAAACTCCACTTTGATCGCAACCCTATATGGCTTAAATATGCTAACACGATTGAATATTCTATAAAATTCTTCTAACTTC is part of the Candidatus Vicinibacter affinis genome and encodes:
- a CDS encoding sterol desaturase family protein, with amino-acid sequence MEDYFEIIKNSYIGYWNYLKNEMCMHSSGQPWYKNYFYALILLSLLTWVIEILFPWRKNQNIFRKDFFLDAFYMFFNFFLFSLIAYNALSNVFVELFNNGLAIFGITNLVALELSQLPWWSQFLIQFILADFIQWNVHRMLHRFPVLWEFHKVHHSVEQMGFAAHLRFHFMETIIYKSIQYLPLAMLGFGIKDFFIVHMIALLIGHINHANLKISYGPLKYILNNPVMHIWHHAKILPAGTYGVNYGISLSIWDYLFKTAYIPSDGRDIALGFEDSENYPSGFISQIVKPFKQGDHV
- the typA gene encoding translational GTPase TypA, with the translated sequence MTQIRNIAIIAHVDHGKTTLVDKILHQTKLFRENQETGELILDNNELERERGITILAKNVSVRYKDVKINIIDTPGHADFGGEVERVLNMADGVLLLVDAFEGAMPQTRFVLQKALAMGKKPIVVINKVDKPNCRPDEVHDQVFELFFNLDATEEQLDFPTVYGSSKQGWMGPDYKTPTSDITYLLDMIIEHIPTPKIDVGSLQVMISSLDYSSFIGRIAIGRVKRGAVKVNQPVSLVKRDGSILKSRVKELFTFEGLGKIKVEEVVAGDICGVFGIENFEIGDTIAEFENPEGMVPIQVDEPTMCMLFTINNSPFFGKEGKFVTSRHIRERLEKELEKNLAMKMEDTNSPDAFLVYGRGILHLSILIETMRREGYELQVGQPRVIVKEIDGVRCEPIELLTIDVPEAFSGKVIELISQRKGEMTVMEQKGDLTHIEFNIPSRGLIGLRNMLLTASAGEAIIAHRFKDFEPWKGPIPSRVMGVFVSKEMGACTAYSIGNLQDRGSFFIDPGDQIYVGQVIGEHIRPGDLVVNVITGKKLTNMRASGSDGTTQITPKRNFSLEEALEYIQEDEYLEATPKSLRLRKVILDENERKKASRQVEMAE
- a CDS encoding acetyl-CoA C-acyltransferase, producing the protein MKEVFIVSIARTPIGSFGGALAGFSATKLGAFAIKEAISKAGIDPSLVEDVYFGNVVSSNLGQAPARQAALWGGLSNHTNCTTINKVCASGMKSIMIASQCIQLGQADIVVAGGMESMSNIPYYLPQARWGLKYGAGELVDGLQKDGLVDVYDNIAMGVCGDETALQFGISREAQDAYAIQSYQRSAEATKEGRLKAEIVPVVIPQKKGDPIIMNEDEEFRKVDFSKIPGLKPVFTPNGTVTAANASTMNDGAAALVLMSGEKVKELNLTPIARIVAYADAEQAPRLFASTPTVVAPLALKRAGLKPQQIDFWEVNEAFSVVPLVFAQEIGVDQNKLNVNGGAISLGHPLGASGARIVSALSQILHQNNGQYGLATICNGGGGGSALIIEKV
- a CDS encoding T9SS type A sorting domain-containing protein; its protein translation is MIKIFLSILFFYLNVSILSATTIIPPDNLGILANNADAVVLVTCTASGHIQDRGKSFDQYTLKISQCLKGSFNKEREITLNSLGYHTEEMDFLVLGEPEFVVGQEYFVFLDNGPRGWRLQMMAWGVFETQFKKGSSYLVPIEASNEFQIAEKNDYTPLKVYPKDALIRLLNGYLNNKYIWDESMISTNLKIEDFRIKERAAPAHCTFLVANGIRFRWTGFKGTALPVRYDSVGDNYFGGANTQVENALVDLNSNYTGINLANGNTHGYIPDCTTGSAAGGNFISYILNTYGSSRNALVIYNDPCDEITDLTNCSGILAVGGLYGSGMHSFDGTSWWSGAYGYVIVNDSTGACLTATQYKRMITHELTHSLGIGHISGNGTANMNPTCCIAIQNLDIECLNYTYPIPPAPINLLSFEGEYINNNIELRWETASERNNAFFTVERSKDGRNFEEIAIIKGSKNSSSAISYKHLDKNPFEGINYYRLKQTDYDRQHEFFNIISIYKPSDQKYFVFHDWHTNKIYFLTNQIIKEAIAYKIISMSGEIYKSGKIDPADNSLKLDLLDTSNLPPAIYYVQLSRNTGSECFKILIN
- a CDS encoding tungsten formylmethanofuran dehydrogenase, which encodes MSLNLNEKKSEILSKAFGFMATAKSLTDIYESNFKFVSKYVHATSRGHEAIQIALGMQLQSQDFLSAYYRDDSLLLAIGMRPYELMLQLMAKRADPFSGGRTYYAHPSLKDPDKPKIPHQSSATGMQAIPTTGIALGMQYREIIGMQDKIGDMPLVVCSLGDACITEGEVSEAFHMAALKQLPILYLVQDNDWDISAHSREIRMGNAFDYAKGFPGLEAISIDGTDFELCYNTIESVFQVIRNERRPFLIHARVPLLNHHTSGVRKEWYRDDLDIQSLRDPYPKFKDYLVNNGFLTSDLEEIESTSYQIALDDFNLAKSAEDPHPSDLYLHDFAPTTIVKEQGNRTPADGSEKVMVDCALFAIDELMRKHQECLLYGQDVGRRLGGVFREAATLAEKFGDHRVFNTPIQEAFIVGSTVGMSAIGLKPIVEVQFADYIWPGLNQLFTEVARSCFLTNGKYPVSMILRVPIGAYGSGGPYHSSSVESVVCNIKGIKVVYPSNGADLKGLIKGAYYDPNPVIIFEHKGLYWSKVPGTEAARCIMPDEDYILPLGKANLVIEAEMALQSKESAVCIITYGMGVHWSINAAKNFPGKVTIVDLRTLVPLDEEMIYQQVKLHHRCLVVTEETLENSFAQSLAGRIADNCFEFLDAPVKMIGAKNLPAIPLNSILEMEMLPNAEIVAKSLEYLLNY